In a genomic window of Pangasianodon hypophthalmus isolate fPanHyp1 chromosome 1, fPanHyp1.pri, whole genome shotgun sequence:
- the LOC117599025 gene encoding interleukin-6 receptor subunit alpha has product MSVPIALTLLVLCAAKVHCGQESPVCPRKESYPGVLALKVGSEVILGCRGDVTVDSMPLVMSTKHKERLERRGDVTSHWTTQKARESPGTIGIHQIENFATTGKFKIKTATGIYAKVSESLTTANPAMSSAKEQMGSGQVLPAVNQSTKPNSVSRVTEEGGVFSVTMEMGLSIERGTSIEYEEEEDYEEKVEGLRVTRSIKRQARWTWNGQLMRGAMENGGALRLPALRLTDSGNYSCYRRGKLVSSVKISVGSPPENPTLSCYKKSHISKIRCEWISRQPIIPQPQCYLLLRKGLEKISRVNCSYSATRSRCWCVLPSEGSDRKSYTAKLCVTNTAGNATSSPYNYIPQNIIKPDPPARVVVKPVMGEPHTLKVSWSLPATWRQSFYYILHFQLRYRPLNAKEYQQVDIDDTELLWLISDALPHIQYEIQIRAKDEYDGQWSDWTSPVHAYTWTAPETTVAPDINTSLGVVWTFPEGSGGSEDGEVEIRPADDSDGVMWVYVLWVVGVCLLITIIVLSVCSLRHRMPFMPKKSKESVSSACSCSSPSPLLQQPLMIQKSNHQEGEGEGIHLHNVDYFFPPCETYRS; this is encoded by the exons ATGAGCGTCCCGATTGCACTTACTCTTCTTGTGCTGTGTGCGGCCAAAGTCCATTGTGGTCAGGAGAGTCCAGTATGTCCTCGGAAAG AATCCTATCCTGGTGTGCTGGCCTTGAAAgtggggtcagaggtcatccTGGGTTGCAGGGGCGATGTCACTGTGGATAGCATGCCATTAGTAATGAGTacaaaacacaaagagagacTCGAGAGAAGAGGAGATGTAACTAGCCATTGGACAACCCAAAAAGCCAGAGAGAGTCCTGGTACTATTGGAATACACCAAATTGAGAACTTTGCCACGACtggaaaatttaaaattaaaactgcaaCTGGAATATATGCTAAAGTCAGTGAATCTTTAACCACTGCTAACCCGGCTATGAGCTCAGCAAAGGAGCAAATGGGAAGTGGGCAAGTTTTGCCTGCTGTCAATCAATCCACTAAACCCAACAGTGTGAGCAGAGTTACAGAAGAAGGAGGGGTTTTTAGTGTAACCATGGAAATGGGGTTGAGCATTGAGAGAGGCACCAGCATAgaatatgaagaagaagaggacTATGAAGAGAAGGTGGAAGGATTGAGAGTGACCAGGTCCATTAAGAGGCAGGCACGATGGACTTGGAATGGTCAGCTCATGCGAGGCGCTATGGAAAATGGCGGGGCTTTAAGACTTCCTGCTCTTCGGTTGACTGACTCAGGGAACTACAGCTGCTATAGGAGAGGCAAACTAGTTTCATCTGTTAAAATCAGTGTTGGCA GCCCTCCAGAGAACCCTACCCTGTCATGCTACAAGAAATCCCACATCAGCAAAATCCGGTGTGAGTGGATATCTAGACAGCCCATCATCCCACAGCCTCAGTGTTACCTGCTCCTCAGGAAAGg ATTGGAGAAGATCTCCCGTGTGAATTGTTCGTACTCTGCTACGCGCTCCCgctgctggtgtgtgttgcCCAGTGAAGGGAGTGACAGAAAATCCTATACTGCTAAACTGTGCGTGACTAACACAGCAGGCAATGCCACAAGCTCTCCATATAACTACATTCCTCAAAAcatca ttAAGCCAGATCCTCCAGCTCGAGTTGTAGTAAAGCCAGTCATGGGTGAGCCTCACACACTGAAAGTCTCCTGGTCTTTACCTGCCACCTGGAGGCAGAGCTTTTACTACATCCTTCACTTCCAACTGAGATATCGTCCTCTAAATGCCaaagag tatcaGCAGGTGGACATAGACGATACAGAGCTCTTATGGTTGATTTCAGACGCTCTGCCACACATTCAGTACGAGATTCAGATTCGAGCAAAAGATGAGTATGACGGGCAGTGGAGTGACTGGACCAGTCCTGTGCATGCATACACATGGACAG CTCCTGAAACCACTGTTGCCCCTGACATTAATACCAGTCTG GGGGTGGTTTGGACATTTCCTGAAGGTTCTGGGGGGTCAGAAGATGGAGAAGTGG AGATTAGGCCTGCTGATGACAGTGATGGTGTAATGTGGGTGTATGTGCTGTGGGTGGTGGGAGTCTGCCTTCTTATCACCATCATTGTGCTCTCCGTCTGCTCTCTCAG ACACAGAATGCCATTCATGCCTAAAAAGAGCAAGGAGAGTGTCTCTTCGGCCTGCTCTTgttcctctccttctcctcttcttcaGCAGCCCCTGATGATTCAGAAGAGCAATCATCAGGAAGGGGAAGGGGAAGGCATCCACTTACACAATGTGGACTACTTTTTTCCTCCCTGTGAAACTTATAGGTCTTGA